GCGGGATGGGATTTTCAGACGGGATCCCATGAAGTGGTTGTGGCCGTCATTGATAATGAAATTGGATGGACTCACGAAGAGCTTGTCTCTCGGATTTGGGCAAATCCATCAGATGTGGCCGACGGTATTGATAATGATGGGAACGGATACGTTGATGATGTTCGGGGATGGGATTTTAGTGGTGGTGATAATGATCCGATGCCGGATCCCGGACAAGATATTCACGGGACAAGTGTTGCCAGTATTATTGGAGCGGCCGCCAATAATGGAAGGGGTATTGTAGGGGTCATGTGGGATGTTTCCCTCATGCCGCTTCGCATCTCATATACCACGGAATCAGTTACAGAAGCACTCTACTACGCCCTGCTCCAGGGAGCGGACGTTGTTAATATGAGTTTTGGGAACTATGAAATCGGACGGTATGGTACGGATACCACAGTTCATGAGGCGATCCAGGAGGGGACAACAGCGGGTATTGTTTATGTAGCCACGGCTGGAAATGATTCGATCGAGGCACTGAGATACCCCGCCGCCTTATCCGAAGTGCTTAGTGTTACGGCAACCGATGAGGAAGACCAACGCGCTTCCTTCTCAAATTATGGTGTTTGGTGCGATATAGCGGCCCCCGGAGAGAACATTCGTGCGGCCTCTCTCTATCCGAGCCTTGGTTCTGCCTACGATCGAGACCAGGATGGCACCTCCTTTGCGGCCCCCTATGTTTCTGGCTTGGCCGGTCTTCTTAAGCTTCAGTTTCCGGATCTTGATGCGGCGGGAATTCGCGACCGGATTCTCTACACGGCTGATCCAATCGACACAGATCAGCCGATCGGGATGGGTCGTGTTAACATGAGAAGGGCGCTGGATCCTTCTGTTTCAATTGAGCCATTCGCTATGATTTGGGCGCCATCCGGAAACTCGCGTTACGATACCAGTGAAACAATAACTGTCGTCGGCACTGTTCGGGGCGATTCCTACTTCGTCCGGTATCGCCCTCTATCTTCAACCGGAGGTGAATGGACCACTTTGGTATCGGGGACGGGAAACCATGATAGAGAGGAGTTAGCCGTCTTCGATCTGGAAGAGATTGAGCCAGGTCGATATTCATTACAGCTTCGTTCTGTTCAGGGAAGTAATGAGGCAATCGTTGAGCGTGAACTTCTCGTAGGTCATTTTCTGACAGGCTGGAGACAGCCCATTTCATTGAGACCCTTTGATTCCAGCTGGGAGCTTCTCCATCTAAATTTTGGTGACATGGATCATGATGGCAAGACGGAGACTCTGGTAACAGGAACGGTGCCGGCCCATCTCCTTGATTTCGAAGGATCTGAGATGCCTGGATGGCCAGTTGAACTCGCCGTGGCTGGGACATCAGGTCAGGGGGCAATCGGAGACGTTGATAATGATGGAGATCTCGAAGCAGTCGTTCAGGCAACAAGTACAATTTTCATATTAAACCTGGATGGATCAGTTGTTTCAACTCGTAGTTTAGCGATGGGAACCTCGGGGATAGCAACCCCGGCTCCTATCCTCACAGACTGGGATCAAGATGGAGACCTCGAAATTATTACCGTTGAGTCAACCCACATGGATGCTTTGGGCTACCGAATGGTTGTTGCTCACCATGACGATTTTATCGGGACAATTCTTTTTGACAGGATCGGGAATGGCCAGCGTCTCTTAACTCCCGCCGTTCTGGCCGATTTTGACGGAGATGACAGCGTCGATGTTGGTCTACGGCCAAGACGACAGGTCTTCAGCTCTCCCAACATGGAAACCTTGGTCGTTTCACACGAGGGCTCCACTTTGTTTTCCCGTCTCCTTGATACACTGGAGACGCCCGTTTCAGGCATAGCGCCGGCTGGTTTTACATTTGGTGACGAGTCTCGCGCATGGATTCTTTA
This portion of the Deltaproteobacteria bacterium genome encodes:
- a CDS encoding S8 family serine peptidase, with protein sequence MSQKTFLGSLKENATKVLKRLRTNPAPSREVKRRSLVKKTLPKQYTVSDETPGFVSGQLIISLKDCEKSFLDPGIQSKINGQYGFRNERKFLSKITEGGKTRGGFQKAKLSCIRTIDLEEETDLSKVIDTIRALPEVKYVQPNYRYFPDAIPTDPQYDLQWSHQITEAEAGWDFQTGSHEVVVAVIDNEIGWTHEELVSRIWANPSDVADGIDNDGNGYVDDVRGWDFSGGDNDPMPDPGQDIHGTSVASIIGAAANNGRGIVGVMWDVSLMPLRISYTTESVTEALYYALLQGADVVNMSFGNYEIGRYGTDTTVHEAIQEGTTAGIVYVATAGNDSIEALRYPAALSEVLSVTATDEEDQRASFSNYGVWCDIAAPGENIRAASLYPSLGSAYDRDQDGTSFAAPYVSGLAGLLKLQFPDLDAAGIRDRILYTADPIDTDQPIGMGRVNMRRALDPSVSIEPFAMIWAPSGNSRYDTSETITVVGTVRGDSYFVRYRPLSSTGGEWTTLVSGTGNHDREELAVFDLEEIEPGRYSLQLRSVQGSNEAIVERELLVGHFLTGWRQPISLRPFDSSWELLHLNFGDMDHDGKTETLVTGTVPAHLLDFEGSEMPGWPVELAVAGTSGQGAIGDVDNDGDLEAVVQATSTIFILNLDGSVVSTRSLAMGTSGIATPAPILTDWDQDGDLEIITVESTHMDALGYRMVVAHHDDFIGTILFDRIGNGQRLLTPAVLADFDGDDSVDVGLRPRRQVFSSPNMETLVVSHEGSTLFSRLLDTLETPVSGIAPAGFTFGDESRAWILYTHSPEEIRLVRVDTGDFYQWNLQQLLGLSLTSWEDNYPQVAGGDIDGGGDFEIAISYDDKVAVLKKGILNGTTPETMGSLLEGWPVELDGEAFSPLLVDLNNDNLPEIIVASQGRAVYAWHSDGSAVSGFPLLTTYPVATTPVVTDLNGDGQVDILALDRRGYFYPWSLERPFNPNGVVWDRENGNPRLTRTYPPGFPVYARCGDGFFSPGEACDDGNEINDDSCRNDCSVPICGDGIQDSGEECDLGEGNSDTIPDACRTRCHLASCGDSVTDGGEECDDGNDVNGDSCRNNCFPPICGDGILDSGEQCDDGNRNERDGCRRDCITCRRAGEIPAVSGIPGGSCCPGLHVQGHLCARPRFEISSETWRELMQRVCRNVPRLCGVFR